In Epinephelus fuscoguttatus linkage group LG6, E.fuscoguttatus.final_Chr_v1, the DNA window TATGGTCTAGCTTTCAAATAAATCTTAAATCTTATTTTTAATAGTACTCTACATAATAAATGGAAACAGTTAAATTATGGAATCTCAActaataaactgtaaaaatgttacaaatactcTGTAAACAATCTGTGGGTCGACTATCAAAATAATGTGTTACCTAAAGTGCACAAATTGAAAGCCTGCCACCTGCACTTTAGCACCAGCTGAAACTCATTAATTCAACCTATAATGtcctaaaaacagagtttaaccACTACAAATGGATTTTAGATGCGTCACATTTTTAGGTGTAATACAACAGCCTTGTGTCCTTCTCTGTAACTCTTCAATTGGAATAACCCTAATTATTGGAATACAACATGTGGAGGAAGATTGACAGGATGGggcattttttttaaggttCATTCCACTCAACCCCAGCAAGCCAATGAGAGTCCTCCATGAGTGCGCCTCCTCTTGCCACTAAATACTAACATATGGTCTTCACATGCCCGTCCTCTAGGAACAAAACATCTGTAATTTCAAACATGTTTGGACAAACATTTTTTATCCCTAACAGTtatgtatgtgttgttttgtatttgggTTGCATAGTGAAGTAGGGAAGCTGTtaagtttgcaaaaaaaaaaaaatcaaggtatATGTATTTTAGATATGGCATTTATTGTAAGCATCACAGTCAGTTGCATTGAACTGACTGTGAATTAAGCAATGATGAGGTCTGATCAGACCTGTGATATATTGATGTTTTTCCCAACTAATCATTGTGCAAAAGTGCAACGTGCATCAatactccctcctcctcctcctcttcctccccctcctccttctcctcttcctcctctcctcctccaatATCTCCTCCTTACTGGTGGGTGTGGATTTAGAAACGTCCTTCTCTTTAAAATTCAGAGGCTCTTTGTAAATTTCATTCTGACAGTCAGGTCAGGCTACAAGGAGCAAGATGGTGAGTTACCTTTCACAGCTGAGTCATTTTAGATGGATGATTTTTGTTACCTGTGATAAGGAGACCTTTGTCAGTGTACCTGAGCATGGCCGTTCTTTTTCTTGGTATTGTAATGACTTTAAGATGTGCTTTTTTGATTACAGACAACATACACAGATAAAGGTGAAAAGGTAGGTAACCTAATCATATGCATTGTACTACTGAACAAAGGTTAATAAGTGATGTTGCAGTTATTGGTGTTAATTTTGCTACATACTGTCTTTCCCTTTTTCTTAACTAATTAACTTGCTGCGACAAAAGCTTAAAAGTAAATCTTCCACCCATGATCATTATTTCTTCTTGTCTTTAGCATGAGCAGGGCAGATTCCTCTGCTTTGATCACCTTACATTCTGGGTTGGAAATGCAAAACAGGTAAGTGAACTCctaacttttttaaaataattattattttcaaatgtattggTTTTTAACCAACTTTTCACACAGGTAGAGGGGTAGACTGTACATTCAGCAAGGCTATTGGTTCCCCAGAGGGGTGGAGGGGACACAGCTTGTAAAAACCCCAGACCACATACTAAATTTCCCACAGCACAAGTTGTGTCAGGCCTCAACATTCACCAGGAGATGGAGCTGTCAGAGAGTTTGAGGCCaacctgtttcctgtttaattCACTGTACCTTCACTGTGATTTTCTGCTGACTAAAAATCATTGTCTTCAACAGGCTGCATCATATTACTGTAACAAGCTGGGATTTGAGCCTTTCGTCTACCAGGGTTTGGAGACTGGCAGTCGTGAAGTGGTGTCTCATGTAGTCAAACAAGGCAAGGTAAACGATCCTCAGTCCGGAAGTAACAGTACACGTCATCCTTAAGACCAGAGCAGTGAGAAAATCACAATAACAAAACTGGCAAACACTGTTCTGTGCAAGTTGAATTGGCATTTGACTTTTAGTGAGTATACTTAATAGAAATTAGTTTAACCCAATTTCATTACTGATCTCATAATGTACAGTTTAATTGACCAATGTGGATTATAATGctagctgtcaaataaataactaaatataaTACATAACTATACTGGACTCAAACGGTTTCTTTGTACAGAGTGAATCAAATGATAGAGGAGGAGTCAATGTTTTCAATTTGTGTTTCACAGATCATTTATGTGTTCTCATCTGCCCTCAATCCTGGAAACAAAGGTACAGTACTTATCAGAAGCTGGCTCCTCTATATTTTCAAGTAAAAAACAATGACTCAAAAAAcagttataaaaaaataaaataactgtaattttaaagttttacatgaatttttcacaatttatcTGGCATTCACAAGTAAAATCATTTTGAAGATTTTACAATTTCCAGGAATAAAATTATACATACATTGGTTTGAGACTTCAAAAAGGAGAGATGTCACAATGCAGATCACTGGATTTTAATTCTTGCACGTATTTTGGGAGACTATCTACAAGATTTTTATTAATTATACTttaatttcatgattttttacCTCACTATTTTATTGTTTCAAGTAAAACTTGTATGCATTTTTAtgtctaaaatacatttttacaccTTAAATATCCTGCTGGAAGAACACTGAGCTCCTGTCATTATGTCCTTattatcaataaaaacaactgcataAAGATATTCCTGATATATCCTGACATGCTTTCGTCAAATAATAGTAGTGTGCACAGTACTAATGTACATCGCGGAAATATTACTATGTCATTCCTATAGATTTGGCAAAGTTCAATTAATAAAACAtacagaaatacatttaaatcattACTTCATACATTTATAGTGTTTAAGATGAACAAAGCATAATTGACTTTGTGTGGCTAAAGATTTTTTCTCATCTTTTCTCAGAGATGGGAGATCATTTGGTCAAGCATGGGGATGGAGTGAAGGATATTGCATTTACAGTGCAGGACTGTGATTTCCTTGTGCAGGTAAAATAACAGGGTTTCATTTAAATGTGCATTCTCAGCTATTTCCTAACTCACTATTCACTTTTGAGGTTACATTTATTTGCTGTATGAAATCTGCTGGATTCATGTTTTCACTTACCATATATCCTGATTCACAGAAagccagagagagaggtgcagtCATTGTAAAGGAGCCCTACACCCTGGAGGACAAGTATGGTAAAGTCAGGCTGGCCGTGCTTCAAACGGTAAGACAAGTCACTCAGTATGAATTTGCATTGATTATTTTAGTCACTATTTTGATttagcacatttaaaatgtcCTACATTGTACACTTGCCTTTGATTGCTGCAGTATggtgacaccacacacacatttgtggaGAGGAGCGGATACAGTGGGTTGTTTCTGCCAGGCTTTCAACCCCCTATATTCAAGGATCCTTCATTAGCCAAACTGTAAGCGTACATATGTCGTTATTATGTTTATAAGGTGATCAAGTCAGAAGAATAACTATATGTCTGTATGCTCCTGTTCTCCCACACAGGCCAAGTGGACACCTGAACTTCATTGATCACGTTGTGGGAAACCAACCAGATGATGAGATGGTTCCAGTGGTGGAGTGGTAATGGACTTTACTATTTCTTGTAGTGTTTAGAGGCTTGCAACACACTTGCtcttcatgtctctgtgtcACGATCGAAGGGTGTCTGATTCTTACAtaactctgtttttctttttctttttggcacAAGTTAGTGATCAGCATGACTTTGCGTTTTTTAAGTGGGTCTCCAGTAGATTTCCACATCTGGATCTTGTTTTTACCCCATTATCTGGCCATGAAAAGGCGGGGAAAGGCAGCTCTCTAATTGAGCAAGCTCATTGGTTGATCCTGGAAAGAGGGGTGTAACACAGGCTGGAGGTTCTTTGGGGAGAGGAACCACATGGAGCCGGCTCATTAATCAAAAAGTcacttttttatgtttattagGCCGCAATTCTTCGATTCTCATGTAGCTCATGAAATAATAGTAGCATCAGTTCGAggcatgaaaacaaaagaaatcttgTGCTGGCTGTGCACTGAGGAAAAAAACTAAGCATTTAAAATGATTCAACATGGGGAATGTTAACACTACAAGAGACACTTTATGAGTGTTTGGCCCACCATGTTGTTTGAACTTGATCTCTGGTTCGTGCTCTAACAGGTATCAAAGAAACCTTCTCTTTCACCGCTTCTGGTCAGTGGATGACAAGCAGCTTCAGACAGAGTTTAGTGCCTTACGCTCCATTGTTGTGGCAAACTATGAGGAGACTGTGAAGATGCCCATCAACGAGCCTGCCATGGGAAAGAGAAAGTCTCAAATCCAGGTATGTTCTTTACACTCTAACAGATGCATGGACTCCAAACAATTCACTTGTGCATAAACTATTCAACAACATTTATCCTTGTCCTACAATGTCACTCACAGGAGTATGTGGAGTACTATGGAGGACCTGGAGTGCAGCATATAGCCATGAACACATCTGATATCATTACTGCAGTAAGTCTACAAAACGATTTGGCTTTGTATGTAGATGCCCAAAAGCAATGACAatataaccctaaccctaatccTAATGCTCTGATGAATCCCTGTTTTCCAGATTCGTAACCTAAAGGAGCGTGGGATGGAGTTTATGAGTGTGCCAGACACCTACTACGACCAGCTGAGGGAGAACTTGAAACACTCAAAGGTCAAAATCTCAGAGGACCTGGATGTTCTGCAGGTCAGAACTAAGATCATACTTCAACTATTCCAATAATGTTACCTCAACTTATATATCAGCCCATACTGAGTACTAATCtgaaagcatttaaaaaaatttaacagGTGTATACTAACTCTATATGGATGTGAAATGACTGTCATAATTGTTGTCTGGCATGGCTTAGGTTAAGCCCTAAACCGGTGGGATTTTGCTGTGTAAAGTATTGCCaaattgctgacattttgcCTGCAGTTAACGTTGCACTATTTACCGGATATCAGTTCTTCTTTGCAGCTCTGTAAAAGTAGGTGCCAGTGGCTGCACAGCAGTACTTGCTGTCTAGGTTACTGTTTTAAAGCGGCAAAGAAGAATTGATTTCTGGGAAAACTGCTGTTTCATACAGGTGTGAAGTAACGATCCACTAGTTTAAGCAGTACTGGTGTTTCCTGTACTGATGTCGGTATTGAAACAATTCTAGTATGAAcctcatgttttcatgtttggtTAAAGCAATAACTATATGTATGTCCATATCTAGTAACAGGTGGTGGTGCAGATGCAGTGTAGTGCTTTGGAAGAGCTTTGTCTTTGTCTGCATCAACTGAgtgtataaaaagaaaacatacagagCCAACTATTCAGCTTTACAACCAAATGAAACGTTAATTACAATAGACAAATGTTATCTTGTGATCTCACTCATATCCAGGAGCTGAAGATCTTGGTGGACTATGATGAAAATGGCTATTTACTCCAGATCTTCACCAAGCCGGTTCAGGATCGTCCCACCGTGTTCTTGGAAGTCATTCAGAGACATAACCACCAGGTGAGGACAACCTTGGATACACAACAACTTTTACAAGGAAAGAGAAATTACACAGCACATGCTTCTTTATCTCAATTTAACATCTGTGCTGTGAAGATGATTGACTTTGCTGCCATATCAGTAACTTAAATACATGTTTTATCCACAGGGCTTCGGCGCAGGAAACTTCAAGTCTCTTTTTCAAGCCATCGAAGCAGACCAGCATGCTCGAGGAAATCTGACTGTCCTGACACCAAATGGAGTTTCAAAGGACATGTGATGCCAATGTTAACATAGCTTTAGAGTTTTGGACAGTCTCAGTAACTAAACTTTACTATGCTACTACACTGTCTGTAAAGGGTCCTGCTTACTGTTTCAGAGTATTACAATGTAATAATGTTCTACATCGATGCTCTAATACAATaagaacacacaaaacatgtttagcAAAGTTATTCTTTAATTTTTGTGTGACTTGCATGTTTTATCACAATAACATTTAACTTACATGTCAAAAAAGTATGTCATAATAATCTGTCCTGATGTTGGTGAAAGATCATCTCATGAATTAGTATCAGTTATCAGGAATACATCACAACTTAATAATATTATGCAACACTTTCTCGTATATCTTCTTAAGAAAACCATAATCATTCATACAAGCTTGACTCAAGCAAAACCCCATTTCAGCTctcataaatgaaaacatttaactATACATGTTTGTTATCATTTGGACAATAAGGTCAGCAGacactttattgtaacagtgcCCCTTTGCACGACGTCTGGAGTGCCTGTGTTGTGAATTGACAATTGCAATGTGTGAAACAGTGGTTGCCATGTCTTCATAAACTGTAATGTACaaccaaatgtttgttttaacagTCATTATTAGGTGGCGCATTAGCATTTCATGCCAGACCTCCACTGATAAAGTTCCAAGAagtgctctgttctgttcttgtCCTAAGTGCTGTTTGGGACAGTTTATTAAATCATTATTCACTGAGCAGCACCACCACTCCTCTGCATTTTTATAAGCTGCTGTATAGCTTCCTGTTATTGACTATACAGTTTTTAATAGTATTAAAATGGCTTTTTTGAAACATCTTCAGGGtctgtgtttatattgtacagtaCCTCAGGCAACTTTGGCTCTTGACATAATCAGGACAATTCATAAGAGACTAGTTCAAGGAGCCCCGGCAGCTATCTGCTCCACACAAACAAGGAATCTTGGTCTCCTCAATCGGAAACTTGTAGTCGTATGTGATCTCTTCATTGATGCTTATGGGCTGCCGGGAGTATATCACTATCTTCTTCTGAGACTCCACAGTGATGATCTTTGCATAACAGTTAggctgcaaaacaaaaaggttgtTTTGCATTAGAGAAAAACTACTCtcatctgtagtgctatttatcaatctagattgtttagGTGTGAGTTGCGGAAAGTTGGAGATGTCTGGAACTTTTTGTCACTCCgcatgtggtgctcaaagtggcaaatacatacatttgaaaaactcaacagcaatgtctctttcccaaAATCATGaaccagttactcaagataatccacagaccttgttatgagcagtttcatgtaggaactattttctttctaccaagcTACACCTGACAACCGCATCACCAAGCacaggaaaatgtattttttggcacatttggcCATCTTGTTCCATAATACTCAAGAGAAGGCGGACATCTCGTCAGCTGATATCTCGAACActtagcaactcacaccaaaacaatctagactgctaaatagcaccacaggtaagaggaaaatatggaTTTGATTCTGACATCAATTGTCAACATATTGATCTTATTTAACACTTCAGTTTCCAGACACAGCACTCTTACTCACATTGCAGCTGTGGTTAATAAATCTGGCTAAGTTCCCACATTTTGTAGCATCAATGATGGTGTCCTGATCAACCCGGAATAAATAGCTGCTCCCAATGCCCTCCTCCTCGTATCTCTGCTCCCTCATGTCAGCAATGAcctgaggaaaaagaaaacagatgtgCCTATCCATGTGAGTGTTGTTTATCATTGTCACCCTGCTCACACTCCTGGAAAGTACCCAGAATAACCAGTGGGTCCCAGTGGGCCATTGGTCCAATCAGTGGAAACAAACAGGGGAAAGGCAGCTTGCCTAAAAGCATGTAAGTGACATTTGTTACAAATGGCGGGTGCATTATACAGTATGAATGTATTTCCACGCCTTGTCATTTGTGTGACTTTGTCTTACCTGTCTGATGATTTGGCCCACATACTCAATCACCATCTCGTCTGCTGCGATTGGCTCCATCGCAAACAGGCCCCACTCATGAATATGACTCCGGCTAAAACAAATCCTCTTCTTTCGGAactaatatatataaaatgacaaaacaagacacatgccatttattaacatgtgcCCCAACTACTGCAAATTCTGATGAGACAGTTTACTCCTCTCAGGTCATCACTCAAATTACTGCATTCTACATAACCTCTTCAGTTGAGTGTGCTTATCTTTACTAATAATTCACTTACCTTCAGCTGGTTGAACTTGACCAGGTCGCTATCACAGCTGAAAGAGGACAGCAGCCGACGCTGCTCAGACCTGAAGTCAGATCCGGCACGCAGTGAGGTTGGTTGTTGGGCTGGGATGCACATTCCCTGCTGAAATATATGTTGACATCAAGGAGGTTAAAAAGAAGAGAAGCCACAGCGTCATATTTTGTCATATTCTTGGGGTACAACACATGCCCAGTAAAATCTGATCTGCAGTTGCTAAATGGCTCAATAGCTGGTGCACTATCATGGAACATGAGGATGACTGTTTCGTTTCGCTGAGGCCTCTGCAGTCGGCCTTGGGTTGGAATATGTTTTATATGTGCAATAAAGATATGGGTGAGAATTACAATTCTGCAATTACTGAAAAGGCCTTCAATGAAagacaataaacaaatgttttctaTATAAAAAATTCTATTGTATATCAGCTGCCATCTGTTCGAGTGTACCCAAAAACTTGTCAGGCTGGATGCACCTAAAGAGCTCTGATAAGAGTCAGAGAGCATGTCACAGCCTTCATTTAACAGCCTTGGTTGACACTGAGCACTGAATGGAATAAACTGGGAAATGAGACTTGTCGATACCTGAGTACTTGTAGATGGAAGCTCAGCAGTCAGCTTTGTGTTGTTGAggtatttcattttatcttttctGCTGATTTTGTAGAATCCTTCACTGCGAGCAGAGCCGGTCCTGTGCTTTGGCAACCAGGATCTGAGCTCCTCACTCCCCTCTGTAAGGACTTTGGTCAGTGCATAGCAGTTAAGGATGTCAAGCGCTGAATATGATTTACAGCAAATAAGGTTCCAAAATTATCGGACTTAATTATGTATAAACTGATGTTTCAATAACAGAACTTTCAATTCAAATCAATTTACAGTGTTGGCTGTAAGGGTTTGGACTTTTTTCTAGAATATTAGAATTTAAATATAACATACGTAACATAATACAATTAATCTCGGTCATTTGTTTATGGTTCAGTTACTTAGTTCACCTACTATTGACTCATTTAGATCTAATTTAATTTCAACATGAACCCCAGTTAAAAAGGATATGAGGGTGAGGTATCCACAGGGTGTCACTGATCCAACCAAAGCCATTATCCCGTGCTTGCAGCCTTTCATATGTACACCGCAGCAGCCTCATATCTTCTTCATCTAGGCCCTTCTTCCAAACACTATTAAGTATCCTCTTCTCCTCACAGGGTGTACGCCACCTGTAAGGAtgcctgtgagcggagtgagtGATTCTTTTCAGTGATCTCCGTTGATGAtggttcctcctcctctttaacCTCCTCCAATTTAGTCTCCTTAATAAGgacgtctctgtctctgtcctgttCTCATCATCCAGAAGGCCAGGTACATTCTCCAGCCCCTGCAAGGGCCTCAATCTCCCACCTGAACTGATCATGCCCTTCCCATGATCAGAGTCAGATGAATACTCTGAGAGGCTGCATACAGAGGACACTGAGATGGGGGAGCCTTCTAGAGAATCATTTAAAAGGGGATGTAAGGTCGTcaccatttgtgtttttctcctgtGGACTATGGCTCTATGGGGTAGGATGATGTCTCTCCCAGGAGTCTTTGGGGCTGTGATATATGGATTGCTAGACAGGGATGGCACAGGAGGTGGGCTGCTGACAGTCTGGCACATCATTGTGCTACCCTCTGACATGGTCGTCTCTCTGCCTGGTGTTGCTGGAGCTCTCCCAGAGATGTAGGAGGTCCATCCACATCTATCCTCTCTACCAGGAGTTTTGGGCATATCCTGGTATGATGGGTACGAGGTCAGGGGATCAGAAGGAGCTAGGACGAGCTCAGTGCCTgttggagagagggagaggacttCATCTGCAGAGTCCACACTTTCCAGTTCAGCCACTATCCCCTTGCCTGGTGTCTGTGGtctttccacctcctccacagCTGGGGATGTGGGCTTGCTTCTTATCAGAAGGTCACGGTCGCTGTCCAGCAAGCAGCCAGTAGGAGTGAGGGGCCTCAGGTTTTCTACGTTCCCTGGTGACTCTTCTGTCCATTCAGGGCTCTCCATCTCTACATCAAGGTGTGGCTCCACTGCTACACAGACAAATAACaagaaaatatctttttaaaaaaatcacattttcacCACCATTTTCTCCCCCcagtcatggtccccagaggatgaattgtaataataTTAATCCTCTGACTTTCTTCTATTGCTTGTCCAATACTTACATATACTTAGAATATCTGCTAAAAAATACCTGCAACAATTATGACATCCCCATCAGCCAAAGCTGTAGTTTGTGATTAGTGCTCATTGGCAAATGCTAGCATACTAACAtgctaagatggtgaacatgataAACAATACACAtgctaaacatcaacatgttgaCTCTAAAAAACATTACAATCATGCATTATAATCATGCATCTTGAGGATAAATTCATTATACTTATTTCAAACAATAGCTGCAAATGCCTTTACCGTTGATTTTATTCCCATTAGGGGCCAGAAAATTGGGATATGATAGAAACTTCTTTGAATGCAAATTTAGCATACAATTTTTGTCTGACGTCAAACATTATTAGAGCTGTCGTCATGCTGTAAACTATTTCCATCTACCGCTATACAGCATGCTGGACATACCACCTGGAAGTCCTATGGGTGACGGGGGTCGTAGATGGTCCTGGGGTTCGCTGGTTTGGAGCTCCATCATAATATCCAAGTCACAACAGGCATCTTGTCGACAGGATGCGTACTGGTTCTCAGCAGTTCCCTCCCTATGAAATGGATCTGCCCAGTCCTGCAAGCCCAGCTCCAGCTGAGCACCAGGGGTTAGCGGGGCTGAGGGGGTGACAGGGGGCTCCAGCTCCATCGACTCCTCATCTGATGATACGATTATACACTCACCACTCCCGTCACCGTCTTCCTCCATGTCTTCATCTTCAGGACTGAAGTCAGAGTAGGACGAGTCCTCAAAGCTCTCTGAGGAAATCGAGTCTGAGGTGTTGAAGTCTGATGAGTACTCACCTTCCTCTGAGGAGCTGCTCTCTGAAAAAGTCTCTacaattgaaaaaagaaacaaaaatatttaccTATAGGAACAGAATTATTTTTAAGTGTTCAAAGTCCTTGTCAATGACTTTAACATACCGCTATCTAAGCACTGCACTCCATCACTACTTTGGACGATGTCAGCATCTTCATCATCTGTGTGTTCTTTTGCCAACTCCTTTTCTTCCTCAGGATGATCActgtcatcaccatcatcatgaTCATCTCTGTCACACTAATTAGACAATGAAGAATGAGAATTAATACCTTGTATAGATTTTGCTAAAGTTGTATGAGGACAATTAACTAATTAACTATTTTCAACTCTTTGTAACCCACCATGACCAACGATGCTGCTTATGAAAATACATGCCAGACTTTTATTTCAAGGAACGATTTAATTAATCTCAAAGacatcttttcttttaaaaactgaaattaaatacTGGCTGCACACTATAAGCCTCTTTTTGTAGTTCCACTACTACTTTTTGTGCAAAATCCCTTTTTACCAGAATTTGAATATCATCATCAGCTGGTACAATAGTCTCCACTTTGTCTGAAGTTGTTTCTTCATCTTGAAGTGTGTTATCTTCTTCTTtcccttcatcatcatcactgtcaagCTCATGTGGTCTTGCATGTCTGCGTTTGGCTCTTTCAAGTCTCACTGTGTCATCCTTCTGTTTCACATCTACATGGAAAGACAGCAATACAGTTGATTGAGTTAAAGTCTAGAACCAAAAAGTGTAATTACATTGTAAATTAGGGTTTATTGCCTTAAAAGCACTGACCAGAGCTTTCATGAGTAGAACACGacatattttctgtctcttctgaTGTAGCAGCATCATcagctcttttcttttttacctgcATGACAAtgttattttacattacattacgttgAATGCCAGTGTGCTTCATATTAcagtaaatggaaaaaaacGGAAAAGTTTACCTTGAAGGATGGCAGTGGAGGTTTCCTGCCCTTGCTACTGACATGCATGAGGGGATTTATTAGTTTGTTCCTCTCTTCAACACTTGCGGCTCCACTTTTCAAAGGAGAAACTTgtatcttaaaaataaaacatcaataaCAATGAACCTACTGGCTCCAAAagaacacagatttttttcttcattcatGTGACTTCATTGACCACTGTATGAGATAATAATGGGAGGTAAAGAATTTacctttgttttcttctcttgaCTGTCCCACCAGTCCTCAAACGCCTTGAAAGCGACCCCTTCGATCATTCTACGCATAATGTCCTTCTTAATGATTGACTTCAGTTCTTCCATGATGACTTCTAGAACTTTTTCTACTGTGACCTTATGAGGGTTTTCCCGCACAAGCGGGTAGTCTGGTGGTGGTACAAAGGGGTTAAACCTGGGAAAAGGTGGGGTGGGCCAGGGTGGTCGAGGGAATGGTAAAGGTGCAAGGCCATGCCTTGGAGGATTCCCTTTATCCAAAGGACCTGGCGGCTGCATGGGCAAGGGGTATGTGTGCACAAGGGGTGGAACAGAAGGTGGCACCAATGGTGGAGGGGGTCCAAGAAAAGTTGGTGGGGGAGGAATCGAAGGAGGACGTAGAATAGGGGGAGGAGGAATGGGGATGCTGGTATGGTGGCCTGAAGGTGGGATCCAGCCTGGAGGTGGGATGGGGATGGTGCCATTTGGCAGGCGAGGAGGAACAGGTGGAAGAGCTGGGGgaaagggaggaggggggaaagGGAAAGGGGTGACTGGTGGGTGGGAGCACCCAGATTTAATAGCAGGAGGAGTTTTGGGGGTAGGGAGTTGAGTGGTGCTGTTGAGAGAAGAAAAGGATGGAGACAGGAGAAGGGGGGCAATCTGTTTTGCGGGTGTCAGAGCTCTAGGCAGTCTGTTATTTGAGTGCTCCTTATCTTCATTTGCTGTATGATACTCCTGAAAAAGACAAGTAATAACTAACTTGAGGCACAACATAAATACCTTTACATAGATATCAACATAATAACTACTACTTTTATTATCAGGATGGTGTACGTAGAGATCA includes these proteins:
- the LOC125890301 gene encoding histone-lysine N-methyltransferase SETD1B-like isoform X1, with amino-acid sequence MESERQSTERETPPQHWRSCKLIIDPALTKGLYKVYRYDGQQFNIPVEDLGLFPVEAVRDPRICRLWSKCNKTDLLISKFKVDEWYVGPVPPKEVTFSRLNDNVREAFLTHMCSKYGNLEEVEIFYNPKNKKHLGIAKAVFDTVRAAKDAVQYLHQTSVMGNVIHVEIDPKGENRARYLQLLLRGLYTPWTLPVGGSERAIQSSVDTLLRQGSFSSPTSIATPLSLDTAYSSIWQDTPCSFGLTPRSQGTPRTPCLSATPLSQDSCYSSLQATPVLQGEPSTYSVHKPLRQELCHRRPARYHRGSSEVSDVTLILKHCQPQPPHPLPAQIQSGSPRFALWGRSAQSSSPSNTEPSYNLASPCQESRDMVTDTSKTLQRNCNSFSILSINFTADRQAAASPPPDDHPCITELSPSAGNCSSSSPQPEVESLDSRIENLLTNSQITDPSYFDRKTLAADEHSQDSPTSPCSTHTSTFSNDSLVCTKTYDFTTSRQCSYSDLVTINSASLVETEEDETTQAVLFLTRNAQSPSDFTQFENRAHVHNEKEAESVRSFSCLKEYHTANEDKEHSNNRLPRALTPAKQIAPLLLSPSFSSLNSTTQLPTPKTPPAIKSGCSHPPVTPFPFPPPPFPPALPPVPPRLPNGTIPIPPPGWIPPSGHHTSIPIPPPPILRPPSIPPPPTFLGPPPPLVPPSVPPLVHTYPLPMQPPGPLDKGNPPRHGLAPLPFPRPPWPTPPFPRFNPFVPPPDYPLVRENPHKVTVEKVLEVIMEELKSIIKKDIMRRMIEGVAFKAFEDWWDSQEKKTKIQVSPLKSGAASVEERNKLINPLMHVSSKGRKPPLPSFKVKKKRADDAATSEETENMSCSTHESSDVKQKDDTVRLERAKRRHARPHELDSDDDEGKEEDNTLQDEETTSDKVETIVPADDDIQILCDRDDHDDGDDSDHPEEEKELAKEHTDDEDADIVQSSDGVQCLDSETFSESSSSEEGEYSSDFNTSDSISSESFEDSSYSDFSPEDEDMEEDGDGSGECIIVSSDEESMELEPPVTPSAPLTPGAQLELGLQDWADPFHREGTAENQYASCRQDACCDLDIMMELQTSEPQDHLRPPSPIGLPGAVEPHLDVEMESPEWTEESPGNVENLRPLTPTGCLLDSDRDLLIRSKPTSPAVEEVERPQTPGKGIVAELESVDSADEVLSLSPTGTELVLAPSDPLTSYPSYQDMPKTPGREDRCGWTSYISGRAPATPGRETTMSEGSTMMCQTVSSPPPVPSLSSNPYITAPKTPGRDIILPHRAIVHRRKTQMVTTLHPLLNDSLEGSPISVSSVCSLSEYSSDSDHGKGMISSGGRLRPLQGLENVPGLLDDENRTETETSLLRRLNWRRLKRRRNHHQRRSLKRITHSAHRHPYRWRTPCEEKRILNSVWKKGLDEEDMRLLRCTYERLQARDNGFGWISDTLWIPHPLTKVLTEGSEELRSWLPKHRTGSARSEGFYKISRKDKMKYLNNTKLTAELPSTSTQQGMCIPAQQPTSLRAGSDFRSEQRRLLSSFSCDSDLVKFNQLKFRKKRICFSRSHIHEWGLFAMEPIAADEMVIEYVGQIIRQVIADMREQRYEEEGIGSSYLFRVDQDTIIDATKCGNLARFINHSCNPNCYAKIITVESQKKIVIYSRQPISINEEITYDYKFPIEETKIPCLCGADSCRGSLN